A region from the Acidiferrobacter sp. SPIII_3 genome encodes:
- a CDS encoding enolase C-terminal domain-like protein — MAIDESALPVAPIEKAEVQVFRIPTEQPESDGTLAWSATIMVLARLYAGGHAGLGYTYSAKGAAGVVAEHLFPILRGRDAFDISGAWFAMAQALRNIGRPGIGGAALSAVDCALWDLKARILGVPLATLLGRKHVALPAYGSGGFTSYSRDQLVDQLRHWAEQGLPAVKMKVGRAPEHDVARVAAARDAIGPATALFVDANGAYSRKQALQFAMAFGKQEVSWFEEPVSSDDLAGLRLIGDRAPPGMDVSAGEYVYDLFGARRLVESARIDVLQADITRCGGVSEFLRLDALCQAHCLPFSSHTAPAIHLPVCAACQQIRHMEYFHDHVRIEHMLFDGAPTPDGGLLTPDLSRPGLGLEVKETDARAYIVS; from the coding sequence ATGGCCATTGATGAGTCGGCGCTGCCCGTTGCACCCATCGAGAAGGCCGAGGTGCAGGTGTTTCGCATACCGACCGAGCAACCGGAGTCTGACGGTACGCTCGCTTGGAGCGCCACAATCATGGTGCTGGCGAGGCTTTATGCCGGCGGCCATGCCGGGCTTGGCTATACCTATAGCGCCAAGGGGGCGGCCGGGGTGGTGGCCGAGCATCTGTTTCCGATCCTTCGGGGCCGCGACGCCTTCGACATATCCGGCGCCTGGTTCGCCATGGCCCAAGCCTTGCGCAATATCGGCCGACCGGGGATCGGGGGTGCGGCGCTGTCGGCGGTTGACTGCGCGTTGTGGGATTTGAAGGCGCGGATACTGGGTGTTCCGCTGGCCACCCTGCTTGGCCGCAAGCACGTGGCGCTGCCGGCTTACGGGAGCGGCGGCTTTACGTCGTATTCCCGCGACCAACTGGTCGATCAGTTGCGCCATTGGGCCGAACAAGGGTTGCCGGCCGTCAAGATGAAGGTCGGGCGTGCGCCCGAGCACGATGTGGCGCGCGTGGCTGCGGCGCGTGATGCGATCGGTCCGGCCACCGCGCTTTTCGTGGATGCCAACGGCGCCTATAGTCGCAAGCAGGCGCTTCAGTTTGCCATGGCGTTCGGCAAGCAAGAGGTGTCGTGGTTCGAGGAGCCGGTGTCGAGCGACGACTTGGCCGGTTTGCGTCTCATAGGCGACAGGGCGCCCCCCGGAATGGATGTGAGCGCCGGGGAATACGTCTACGACCTTTTTGGCGCGCGCCGACTGGTGGAATCGGCGCGCATCGACGTTTTGCAGGCTGACATCACGCGTTGCGGCGGTGTCAGTGAATTCCTGCGCCTGGATGCCCTATGTCAGGCCCATTGTCTGCCGTTTTCTTCACATACGGCACCCGCTATCCATTTGCCCGTATGCGCCGCCTGTCAGCAGATACGACATATGGAATATTTCCACGATCACGTCCGCATAGAGCACATGCTGTTCGACGGGGCGCCCACCCCAGATGGCGGCCTCCTGACGCCGGACCTCTCCCGACCGGGGCTCGGTTTGGAGGTCAAAGAGACGGACGCGCGGGCCTATATCGTCTCCTGA